The Terracoccus luteus genome includes a region encoding these proteins:
- a CDS encoding SGNH/GDSL hydrolase family protein: MATLTGILGGAGLAGPPSAGAAGTAYVALGDSYSSGTGTRAYLEDGTSCQRSVYAYPALDAASLGLSLTFRACSGATVADVTSTQLSALSTSTSYVTISVGGNDAGFASVLTTCAQPSWLSNCNAAVDKAQAFVGSTLPSRLTTLYGSIRAKAPNARVVVVGYPRIFNGDDCSALTWFSASEESRLNATADLLNARTATAAAAAGFTFVNPTSVFTGHAVCDSPEWINNLSFPVSESFHPNRSGHASGYAVATRPAFGLGLTRTGSDAVRAAVASGPALVEGNARWAAVDRTVTPERFVAPDLTTPAARAAAARAGVDLGSRASIDRVDRQVQAQQDAVRSASLR; encoded by the coding sequence GTGGCCACGCTCACCGGCATCCTCGGTGGGGCCGGTCTCGCCGGGCCCCCGTCCGCGGGCGCGGCCGGGACCGCCTACGTCGCGCTGGGCGACTCCTACAGCTCGGGCACCGGCACCCGCGCCTACCTCGAGGACGGCACGTCGTGCCAGCGCTCGGTCTACGCCTACCCCGCCCTCGACGCCGCGTCGCTCGGGCTCTCGCTGACCTTCCGGGCCTGCTCGGGCGCGACCGTCGCCGACGTCACCTCGACGCAGCTGTCCGCGCTGTCGACCTCGACCTCGTACGTGACGATCTCGGTGGGCGGCAACGACGCCGGCTTCGCGAGCGTGCTGACCACGTGCGCGCAGCCGAGCTGGCTGAGCAACTGCAACGCCGCCGTCGACAAGGCCCAGGCCTTCGTCGGCTCGACGCTGCCGTCACGCCTGACGACGCTCTACGGCTCGATCCGCGCCAAGGCCCCGAACGCCCGCGTCGTCGTCGTGGGCTACCCGCGCATCTTCAACGGTGACGACTGCAGCGCCCTGACGTGGTTCTCCGCGAGCGAGGAGTCGCGGCTCAACGCCACCGCCGACCTGCTCAACGCGCGCACCGCGACGGCCGCCGCGGCCGCCGGGTTCACCTTCGTCAACCCCACCTCCGTCTTCACCGGGCACGCCGTCTGCGACAGCCCGGAGTGGATCAACAACCTCTCGTTCCCGGTCAGCGAGAGCTTCCACCCCAACCGCAGCGGTCACGCCAGCGGATACGCGGTCGCGACCCGGCCGGCGTTCGGGCTCGGCCTCACCCGCACCGGCTCCGACGCGGTCCGCGCCGCCGTGGCGTCGGGACCCGCGCTGGTGGAGGGCAACGCGCGCTGGGCCGCCGTCGACCGCACGGTGACGCCCGAGCGGTTCGTCGCGCCCGACCTCACCACCCCCGCCGCGCGCGCCGCGGCCGCCCGCGCCGGCGTCGACCTGGGCAGCCGCGCGAGCATCGACCGGGTCGACCGGCAGGTGCAGGCGCAGCAGGATGCCGTGCGGTCGGCGTCGCTGCGCTGA
- a CDS encoding PH domain-containing protein: MGFPENVLARGERVERSIHPHWLTVALPTVLGVLLIALAVFVAVVTPDDSTGNAVQWVSVAVLAVLAVWLVAVPFLRWRTTHYVVTTHRVMVRRGVLNKSGKDITLSKITDVSFGQTLFDRIINSGSLRIESAGDSPDEQFSNIPDSNEVQQLVNRLIDEDDLRRRRHGAGRSDHDDEYEEYDGRYDEDADGAWEDEADAGRPRLAEERPRRGRRDGR, translated from the coding sequence GTGGGGTTTCCCGAGAACGTGCTCGCCCGGGGTGAGCGGGTCGAGCGCAGCATCCACCCGCACTGGCTGACCGTGGCGCTGCCGACGGTGCTCGGGGTGCTGCTCATCGCGCTCGCGGTGTTCGTCGCCGTCGTCACGCCCGACGACAGCACGGGCAACGCCGTGCAGTGGGTGAGCGTGGCGGTCCTCGCCGTGCTCGCGGTGTGGCTCGTCGCCGTGCCGTTCCTGCGCTGGCGCACGACCCACTACGTCGTGACGACGCACCGCGTCATGGTGCGCCGCGGGGTGCTCAACAAGAGCGGCAAGGACATCACCCTGTCGAAGATCACCGACGTCAGCTTCGGGCAGACCCTGTTCGACCGCATCATCAACTCGGGCTCGCTGCGCATCGAGTCGGCGGGCGACAGCCCCGACGAGCAGTTCTCGAACATCCCGGACAGCAACGAGGTGCAGCAGCTCGTCAACCGCCTCATCGACGAGGACGACCTGCGCCGCCGTCGCCACGGCGCCGGCCGTTCCGACCACGACGACGAGTACGAGGAGTACGACGGCCGGTACGACGAGGACGCGGACGGGGCGTGGGAGGACGAGGCGGATGCCGGCCGGCCGAGGCTCGCCGAGGAGCGGCCCCGCCGGGGTCGGCGCGACGGGCGCTGA
- a CDS encoding AMP-binding protein: MHEVSDDATTATTASDRAHAAYRAARDRLLALRGQHEEAVAGHVPPDVGDRFNWAVDWFDGIARGVDRPCLTIVDDAGTPDERVTSVTFDAMARRSDQVAAWLTQVGMRRGDAVLLMLGNQVELWETMLGVMKIGAVIMPTTTAAGPGDLADRIARGAARVVVADSREAHKFDMVEGADLRIAVPTGADTTAPEGWHDLHDAYALETGPAAHPGTAPDDRLLLYFTSGTTSRPKLVEHTQVSYPVGHLSTTYWLGLKPGDVHLNISSPGWAKHAWSCFFAPWIAEATVFAYNYTRFDPAALLRVLRVHEVTSLCAPPTVWRMLINADLSGGPGSLREVIGAGEPLNPEVIARVHEAWGLTVRDGYGQTEMTAVVGNTVGSPVKPGSMGRPLPGCPVVLVDPVSGERVETPTSQGDSAEGEICLDLAERPVPLMTGYQGDDERNAEAMAGGYYHTGDVASVDADGYVTYVGRTDDVFKASDYKISPFEVESVLIEHPAVAEAAVVPAPDAVRLAVPKAYVALAPGHEPGPEVARSILAHARERLAPWQRVRRVEFFELPKTISGKIRRVELRGRETELSDTGAGSPELEWRDDDFPELRGGGPGRA, from the coding sequence ATGCACGAGGTGAGCGACGACGCGACCACGGCCACGACGGCATCCGACCGAGCCCACGCGGCGTACCGCGCGGCCCGCGACCGCCTGCTCGCCCTGCGCGGGCAGCACGAGGAGGCCGTGGCGGGCCACGTGCCCCCGGACGTCGGTGACCGGTTCAACTGGGCGGTCGACTGGTTCGACGGCATCGCGCGCGGGGTCGACCGGCCGTGCCTCACCATCGTCGACGACGCGGGCACGCCCGACGAGCGCGTCACGAGCGTCACCTTCGACGCGATGGCGCGCCGCTCCGACCAGGTGGCGGCGTGGCTGACGCAGGTCGGGATGCGCCGCGGGGACGCCGTACTGCTCATGCTCGGCAACCAGGTCGAGCTGTGGGAGACGATGCTCGGGGTGATGAAGATCGGTGCGGTCATCATGCCGACGACGACCGCCGCCGGGCCGGGCGACCTCGCCGACCGCATCGCTCGCGGGGCCGCGCGGGTGGTCGTGGCCGACTCCCGCGAGGCCCACAAGTTCGACATGGTCGAGGGCGCGGACCTGCGCATCGCGGTGCCGACGGGCGCCGACACGACGGCGCCAGAGGGGTGGCACGACCTGCACGACGCCTACGCCCTCGAGACCGGCCCGGCCGCGCATCCCGGGACCGCGCCCGACGACCGGCTGCTGCTCTACTTCACCTCGGGCACGACCAGCCGCCCGAAGCTCGTCGAGCACACGCAGGTCTCCTACCCGGTGGGTCACCTCTCGACGACGTACTGGCTCGGCCTCAAGCCCGGCGACGTGCACCTCAACATCAGCAGCCCGGGCTGGGCGAAGCACGCGTGGTCGTGCTTCTTCGCCCCGTGGATCGCCGAGGCGACCGTGTTCGCCTACAACTACACGCGGTTCGACCCCGCCGCGCTCCTGCGCGTGCTGCGCGTGCACGAGGTGACCTCGCTGTGCGCGCCGCCGACGGTGTGGCGCATGCTCATCAACGCCGACCTGTCCGGTGGGCCGGGCTCGTTGCGCGAGGTCATCGGGGCGGGGGAGCCGCTCAACCCCGAGGTCATCGCGCGGGTGCACGAGGCGTGGGGCCTCACGGTCCGCGACGGCTACGGCCAGACCGAGATGACGGCGGTCGTCGGCAACACCGTCGGGTCACCCGTCAAGCCCGGGTCGATGGGCCGTCCGCTGCCCGGCTGCCCTGTCGTGCTCGTCGACCCCGTGTCGGGCGAGCGGGTGGAAACGCCCACGTCGCAAGGTGACTCGGCCGAGGGTGAGATCTGCCTCGACCTCGCCGAGCGACCGGTGCCGCTCATGACGGGCTACCAGGGCGACGACGAGCGCAACGCCGAGGCGATGGCCGGCGGTTATTACCACACGGGTGATGTCGCGAGCGTCGACGCCGACGGCTACGTCACGTACGTCGGGCGCACCGACGACGTCTTCAAGGCCAGCGACTACAAGATCAGCCCGTTCGAGGTCGAGTCGGTGCTCATCGAGCACCCCGCCGTCGCCGAGGCGGCCGTCGTGCCCGCGCCGGATGCCGTCCGGCTCGCCGTGCCCAAGGCGTACGTCGCGCTGGCGCCGGGTCACGAGCCCGGGCCCGAGGTCGCGCGGTCGATCCTCGCCCACGCCCGGGAGCGCCTGGCGCCGTGGCAGCGGGTGCGACGCGTCGAGTTCTTCGAGCTGCCCAAGACCATCTCGGGCAAGATCCGGCGGGTCGAGCTGCGCGGTCGCGAGACCGAGCTGTCCGACACCGGCGCCGGCTCGCCCGAGCTCGAGTGGCGCGACGACGACTTCCCCGAGCTGCGCGGCGGCGGGCCCGGGCGCGCCTGA
- a CDS encoding histidine phosphatase family protein, producing the protein MSLENRPTRIVLVRHGESQGNVDDTVYERVPDHRLGLTERGVEQARATGARLRALIGDESVAVYASPYVRARQTFELLGLDVDERDVRVEPRLREQDWANFQDPADIAAQREARNRYGHFWYRFTHGESGSDVYDRVSTFLESMHRNFETPDAPRNVVIVTHGLTMRLFCMRWFHWSVEYFESLENPANGEPVVLLRQPDLRYKLSKPLLQWDAGVTPSARERASWL; encoded by the coding sequence GTGAGCCTCGAGAACCGCCCGACCCGCATCGTGCTCGTGCGTCACGGTGAGTCGCAGGGCAACGTCGACGACACCGTCTACGAGCGGGTGCCCGACCACCGGCTCGGGCTGACCGAGCGCGGTGTCGAGCAGGCCCGCGCCACCGGTGCACGGCTGCGCGCCCTCATCGGTGACGAGTCGGTGGCCGTGTACGCCTCGCCCTACGTGCGGGCCCGCCAGACCTTCGAGCTGCTCGGGCTCGACGTCGACGAGCGGGACGTCCGGGTCGAGCCACGCCTGCGCGAGCAGGACTGGGCCAACTTCCAGGACCCCGCCGACATCGCCGCGCAGCGCGAGGCGCGCAACCGCTACGGGCACTTCTGGTACCGCTTCACCCACGGCGAGTCCGGCTCGGACGTCTACGACCGGGTCTCGACCTTCCTCGAGTCGATGCACCGCAACTTCGAGACCCCCGACGCTCCGCGCAACGTCGTCATCGTCACCCACGGGCTGACCATGCGGCTGTTCTGCATGCGCTGGTTCCACTGGAGCGTCGAGTACTTCGAGTCGCTCGAGAACCCCGCCAACGGTGAGCCGGTGGTCCTGCTGCGCCAGCCGGACCTGCGCTACAAGCTGTCGAAGCCGTTGCTGCAGTGGGACGCCGGTGTCACGCCGTCCGCGCGGGAACGCGCCAGCTGGCTCTGA
- a CDS encoding proteasome activator → MSPDSPQQPGDDDRRIVVVTQDGMGVSSPGDDRDDRGGDGDHDGGRRHDQTNPADLVEEPAKVMRIGSMIKQLLEEVRNAPLDEAGRRRLADIHHRSLGELKDGLAPELVEELDRIALPFRDESPSDAELRIAQAQLVGWLEGLFHGIQTALVAQQMAAQQQLQQMRALPPGLGGQGGQAVPGGPAGAGAHPMQGQPGDGGPTGQYL, encoded by the coding sequence ATGAGCCCCGACTCCCCCCAGCAGCCCGGAGACGACGACCGCCGCATCGTCGTCGTCACCCAGGACGGCATGGGCGTGTCCTCGCCCGGCGACGACCGTGACGACCGCGGCGGCGACGGCGACCACGACGGCGGACGCCGGCACGACCAGACGAACCCGGCCGACCTCGTCGAGGAGCCGGCCAAGGTGATGCGCATCGGCTCGATGATCAAGCAGCTGCTCGAAGAGGTGCGCAACGCGCCCCTCGACGAGGCGGGTCGCCGGCGGCTCGCCGACATCCACCACCGCTCGCTCGGCGAGCTCAAGGACGGCCTCGCCCCCGAGCTCGTCGAGGAGCTCGACCGCATCGCCCTCCCGTTCCGCGACGAGTCACCGAGCGACGCCGAGCTGCGCATCGCCCAGGCCCAGCTGGTCGGCTGGCTCGAGGGGCTGTTCCACGGCATCCAGACGGCCCTCGTCGCCCAGCAGATGGCCGCCCAGCAGCAGCTGCAGCAGATGCGGGCCCTGCCGCCCGGGCTCGGCGGACAGGGCGGCCAGGCTGTACCGGGTGGCCCCGCCGGGGCGGGAGCCCATCCGATGCAGGGGCAGCCGGGCGACGGCGGGCCCACCGGCCAGTACCTCTGA
- a CDS encoding NAD(P)H-quinone oxidoreductase produces the protein MRAITLPQPGGPEALVPADVDAPTPGPGEVLVDVVAAGVNRADVMQRLGHYPPPEGASPLPGLEVSGRVAALGDGVEGWTVGGEVCALLDGGGYAEQAVVPAGQLLPVPSGVSLEDAAALPEVACTVWSNVFLVANIQPGQVLLVHGGSSGIGTMAIQLGKAVGAHVAVTAGSQAKLDVCRDLGAEMLVNYREEDFVERVRALSDGHGADVILDNMGAKYLSRNVDLLATGGRLVTIGLMGGRTGELDMGVLLAKRGAVIATSLRSRPATEKAAIVAAVREHVWPLVESGDVRPIVHSRHRLEDAAEAHREMEASTHIGKILLTT, from the coding sequence ATGCGCGCGATCACCCTGCCCCAGCCCGGTGGGCCCGAGGCCCTCGTCCCCGCCGACGTCGACGCCCCCACCCCGGGGCCGGGCGAGGTGCTCGTCGACGTCGTCGCTGCCGGCGTCAACCGGGCCGACGTCATGCAGCGCCTCGGTCACTACCCGCCGCCGGAGGGCGCCTCCCCGTTACCGGGCCTCGAGGTCAGCGGCCGGGTGGCCGCCCTCGGTGACGGCGTCGAGGGCTGGACCGTGGGTGGCGAGGTGTGTGCCCTGCTCGACGGCGGCGGCTACGCGGAGCAGGCCGTCGTGCCCGCCGGGCAGCTGCTGCCCGTGCCCTCCGGTGTCAGCCTCGAGGACGCCGCGGCCCTGCCCGAGGTCGCCTGCACCGTCTGGTCGAACGTCTTCCTCGTCGCGAACATCCAGCCCGGCCAGGTGCTGCTCGTGCACGGCGGCAGCTCGGGCATCGGCACGATGGCCATCCAGCTCGGCAAGGCGGTCGGCGCCCACGTCGCCGTCACCGCGGGCAGCCAGGCCAAGCTCGACGTCTGCCGCGACCTCGGGGCCGAGATGCTCGTCAACTACCGCGAGGAGGACTTCGTCGAACGCGTGCGCGCGCTGAGCGACGGCCACGGCGCCGACGTCATCCTCGACAACATGGGCGCGAAGTACCTCTCGCGCAACGTCGACCTCCTCGCCACCGGCGGCCGCCTCGTCACCATCGGCCTCATGGGCGGCCGCACGGGCGAGCTCGACATGGGCGTGCTGCTGGCCAAGCGCGGTGCCGTCATCGCCACCTCGCTGCGCTCCCGGCCGGCCACCGAGAAGGCCGCGATCGTCGCCGCGGTGCGCGAGCACGTCTGGCCCCTGGTCGAGTCGGGCGACGTGCGCCCGATCGTGCACTCGCGCCACCGCCTCGAGGACGCCGCCGAGGCCCACCGCGAGATGGAGGCCTCGACCCACATCGGCAAGATCCTGCTCACGACCTGA
- a CDS encoding Type 1 glutamine amidotransferase-like domain-containing protein has translation MDVHLVGGGWDDSHAAALYRAFVDAAARRAGGTPTVTLVVMGTGPDSLEYHARYVHLLDLVGGHELSVVRVAEGSAVDASALDGADGLFVGGGPTPEYHASLAPAFDAIRERVQGGMPYAGFSAGAAIAAEHAVIGGWRLAGRPVCPEDGNEGLDPVTVVPGIGLVAGAVDVHAAQWGNLSRLVAVVEAGLAPHGVAIDEDTALHPGGRVVGAGHVWHVDRAPDASASAPDAPDAPVTVRRLAAGQ, from the coding sequence ATGGACGTCCACCTCGTGGGCGGCGGGTGGGACGACTCCCACGCCGCCGCGCTCTACCGGGCCTTCGTCGACGCCGCGGCCCGCCGCGCCGGGGGCACGCCCACCGTCACGCTCGTCGTGATGGGCACCGGCCCGGACTCGCTCGAGTACCACGCGCGGTACGTGCACCTGCTCGACCTCGTCGGTGGCCACGAGCTGTCCGTCGTCCGGGTAGCAGAGGGGTCCGCCGTCGACGCCTCCGCGCTCGACGGCGCCGACGGCCTCTTCGTCGGCGGCGGCCCGACGCCCGAGTACCACGCGTCGCTCGCCCCCGCCTTCGACGCCATCCGTGAGCGCGTGCAGGGCGGGATGCCGTACGCCGGGTTCTCGGCGGGCGCCGCCATCGCGGCCGAGCACGCCGTCATCGGTGGCTGGCGTCTCGCCGGCCGCCCCGTATGCCCCGAGGACGGCAACGAGGGGCTCGACCCCGTCACGGTCGTCCCCGGCATCGGTCTCGTCGCAGGCGCCGTCGACGTCCACGCCGCGCAGTGGGGCAACCTCTCGCGCCTCGTCGCCGTCGTCGAGGCCGGCCTCGCCCCGCACGGGGTGGCGATCGACGAGGACACCGCGCTGCACCCCGGCGGGCGCGTCGTCGGGGCCGGGCACGTGTGGCACGTCGACCGGGCGCCGGATGCCTCCGCCTCCGCACCCGACGCACCGGACGCGCCGGTCACCGTCAGGCGGCTCGCCGCCGGTCAATAG
- a CDS encoding IclR family transcriptional regulator — protein sequence MANAPAAASALDVLEHLSSHAEPLPAAAVARDLGLPRSSVYHLLTVLVSRGYVTHYADDRRYGLGQAAYELGSAYQRQAPLARLARSAVRRLVDRSARNAHLATLDGRDVIYLLEERAPGQPTLVTDVGVRLPAHLTASGLALLAALPAAQVRALYPDRASFTRRHEAGPRSLTELRSLLARTRAEGFAREDDTVTPGLSSVAVAVTDRSRRPVAAIAVTVRAQDATAEHLLCLVDAVRAAAAEIARRVSPPRSDPSRPRRP from the coding sequence GTGGCGAACGCACCGGCGGCGGCGAGCGCCCTCGACGTGCTCGAGCACCTGTCAAGCCATGCCGAGCCGCTGCCCGCGGCGGCGGTGGCCCGCGACCTCGGCCTGCCCCGGTCGTCGGTCTACCACCTGCTCACCGTGCTCGTCTCGCGCGGCTACGTCACGCACTACGCCGACGACCGCCGCTACGGCCTCGGCCAGGCCGCCTACGAGCTCGGCTCGGCCTACCAGCGTCAGGCCCCGCTCGCGCGGCTCGCGCGCTCGGCCGTGCGCCGGCTCGTCGACCGGTCGGCCCGCAACGCCCACCTCGCCACCCTCGACGGCCGCGACGTCATCTACCTGCTCGAGGAGCGCGCGCCCGGACAGCCCACCCTCGTCACCGACGTCGGCGTGCGCCTGCCGGCCCACCTCACGGCCAGCGGGCTCGCCCTGCTCGCCGCCCTCCCCGCGGCCCAGGTGCGCGCGCTCTACCCCGACCGGGCCTCGTTCACCCGGCGCCACGAGGCGGGGCCGCGGTCGCTGACCGAGCTGCGCAGCCTGCTCGCGCGAACCCGTGCCGAGGGGTTCGCCCGGGAGGACGACACCGTCACCCCCGGCCTGTCCTCGGTCGCGGTCGCCGTCACCGACCGGTCCCGCCGCCCCGTCGCCGCCATCGCCGTCACGGTGCGCGCGCAGGACGCCACCGCCGAACACCTGCTCTGCCTCGTCGATGCCGTCCGTGCGGCTGCCGCCGAGATCGCCCGGCGGGTGAGCCCGCCGCGCAGCGACCCGTCGCGGCCCCGGCGTCCCTAG
- the hutH gene encoding histidine ammonia-lyase, which yields MTRTAPMQHPTQPQTTGTVTVGTGPLTIEDVVAVARHGAGVRLGDDACSAIEASRTVVEALADDVVPHYGISTGFGALATRHIPTAMRAQLQRSLVRSHAAGSGPEVEREVVRALMLLRLSTLATGRTGVRLETARAYASLLDAGITPVVHEYGSLGCSGDLAPLAHCALAVMGEGPVRLADGTLTDAGTALRDNGIRPVELAEKEGLALINGTDGMLGMLALAVTDLRDLLVVADITAAMSVEGLLGSDSVFAADLHALRPQPGQARSAANIVAVMANSPIRESHRTDACTRVQDAYSLRCAPQVAGGARDTVEHAARVAGYELASAVDNPVVTPDGRVESNGNFHGAPVAYVLDFLAIVTADVASMSERRTDRFLDAARSHGLPPFLADDPGVDSGHMIAQYTQAAIVSELKRLAVPASVDSIPSSAMQEDHVSMGWSGARKLRRAVDGLTRVLAVELLTAARGIELRAPLAPAPATASVIAALRETVPGSGPDRFLAPEIEDAVELVRSGRARAAAEAVTGPLA from the coding sequence ATGACGAGGACGGCCCCGATGCAGCACCCGACGCAGCCCCAGACAACCGGCACGGTCACGGTGGGCACCGGCCCCCTGACGATCGAGGACGTCGTCGCGGTGGCCCGGCACGGGGCCGGGGTGCGCCTCGGCGACGACGCGTGTTCCGCCATCGAGGCCAGCCGCACGGTCGTCGAGGCCCTCGCCGACGACGTCGTGCCGCACTACGGCATCTCGACGGGGTTCGGCGCCCTCGCCACCCGCCACATCCCGACGGCGATGCGCGCCCAGCTGCAGCGCTCGCTCGTCCGGTCGCACGCGGCCGGCAGCGGCCCCGAGGTCGAGCGCGAGGTCGTTCGGGCGCTCATGCTGCTGCGCCTGTCGACCCTCGCGACGGGGCGCACCGGCGTGCGGCTCGAGACGGCCCGCGCCTACGCGTCGCTGCTCGACGCCGGCATCACCCCCGTCGTGCACGAGTACGGCTCGCTCGGCTGCTCCGGCGACCTCGCCCCCCTGGCCCACTGCGCGCTCGCCGTCATGGGTGAGGGCCCGGTGCGCCTCGCCGACGGCACGCTCACCGATGCGGGGACGGCACTGCGCGACAACGGCATCCGGCCCGTCGAGCTCGCCGAGAAGGAGGGGCTCGCCCTCATCAACGGCACCGACGGCATGCTCGGCATGCTCGCCCTCGCCGTCACCGACCTGCGCGACCTGCTCGTCGTCGCCGACATCACCGCGGCGATGAGCGTCGAGGGGCTGCTCGGCTCGGACAGCGTGTTCGCCGCCGACCTGCACGCCCTGCGGCCGCAGCCCGGCCAGGCCCGCTCGGCCGCGAACATCGTTGCCGTCATGGCGAACTCACCCATCCGCGAGTCGCACCGCACCGACGCCTGTACGCGTGTGCAGGACGCCTACTCGCTGCGCTGCGCGCCCCAGGTGGCCGGCGGCGCGCGGGACACCGTCGAGCACGCCGCCCGGGTGGCCGGGTACGAGCTCGCCTCGGCCGTCGACAACCCCGTCGTCACCCCCGACGGGCGGGTCGAGAGCAACGGCAACTTCCACGGCGCCCCCGTCGCCTACGTGCTCGACTTCCTCGCCATCGTCACCGCCGACGTCGCCTCGATGAGCGAGCGGCGCACCGACCGCTTCCTCGACGCCGCGCGCAGCCACGGCTTGCCGCCCTTCCTCGCCGACGACCCGGGCGTCGACAGCGGCCACATGATCGCGCAGTACACGCAGGCCGCCATCGTCAGCGAGCTCAAGCGCCTCGCGGTGCCGGCGAGCGTCGACTCGATCCCGAGCTCGGCCATGCAGGAGGACCACGTGTCGATGGGCTGGTCGGGCGCCCGAAAGCTGCGGCGGGCGGTCGACGGGCTGACCCGCGTGCTCGCCGTCGAGCTGCTCACGGCCGCCCGCGGCATCGAGCTGCGCGCCCCGCTCGCACCCGCGCCGGCCACGGCATCCGTCATCGCGGCGCTGCGCGAGACGGTGCCCGGCAGCGGACCCGACCGCTTCCTCGCCCCCGAGATCGAGGATGCCGTCGAGCTCGTGCGCAGCGGACGCGCGCGGGCGGCGGCCGAGGCCGTCACCGGCCCCCTCGCCTGA
- the hutU gene encoding urocanate hydratase encodes MDGARPVRAARGTTLTAQSWATEAPLRMLMNNLDPEVAERPDDLVVYGGTGRAARDWRSFDAMVRTLTTLKQDETMLVQSGRPVGVMQTHEWAPRVLIANSNLVGDWATWPEFRRLEHLGLTMYGQMTAGSWIYIGTQGIVQGTYETFAAVAEKRFGGTLAGTLTLTGGCGGMGGAQPLAVTMNDGACLVVDVDPARLHRRVEHRYLDEVAKDLDDAIEKALAAKRERRGWSVGVVGNAAEVFPELLRRGVEIDIVTDQTSAHDPLSYLPVGVDLDDWAEYAEKKPEDFTDRARASMAQHVKAMVEFQDAGAEVFDYGNSIRDEARQGGYDRAFAFPGFVPAYIRPLFCEGKGPFRWAALSGDPRDIAATDKAVLDLFPDNDRLHKWIRGAQERIAFQGLPARICWLGYGERDKAGLAFNELVRTGEVSAPIVIGRDHLDSGSVASPYRETESMADGSDAIADWPLLNALVNTSSGASWVSIHHGGGVGIGRSLHAGQVSLADGTDLAAQKLARVLTNDPGMGVIRHVDAGYDLADEVARERGVRVPMHEQPTQPEQPTA; translated from the coding sequence ATGGACGGTGCACGACCGGTGCGCGCCGCGCGCGGCACCACGCTGACGGCCCAGTCGTGGGCCACCGAGGCCCCACTGCGGATGCTCATGAACAACCTCGACCCGGAGGTGGCCGAGCGACCCGACGACCTCGTCGTCTACGGCGGCACCGGGCGGGCCGCGCGTGACTGGCGCTCGTTCGACGCCATGGTGCGCACGCTGACGACCCTCAAGCAGGACGAGACGATGCTCGTGCAGAGCGGTCGCCCCGTCGGCGTCATGCAGACGCACGAGTGGGCGCCGCGGGTGCTCATCGCCAACAGCAACCTCGTCGGCGACTGGGCCACGTGGCCGGAGTTCCGCCGTCTCGAGCACCTCGGCCTGACGATGTACGGCCAGATGACGGCCGGCTCGTGGATCTACATCGGCACCCAGGGCATCGTCCAGGGCACGTACGAGACCTTCGCCGCCGTCGCCGAGAAGCGCTTCGGTGGCACGCTCGCCGGCACGCTGACCCTCACCGGTGGGTGCGGCGGCATGGGCGGCGCCCAGCCGCTCGCCGTGACGATGAACGACGGCGCCTGCCTCGTCGTCGACGTCGACCCGGCTCGCCTGCACCGCCGCGTCGAGCACCGCTACCTCGACGAGGTCGCGAAGGACCTCGATGACGCCATCGAGAAGGCGCTCGCCGCGAAGCGCGAGCGTCGCGGCTGGTCGGTCGGCGTCGTCGGCAACGCGGCCGAGGTGTTCCCCGAGCTGCTGCGGCGCGGCGTCGAGATCGACATCGTCACCGACCAGACATCGGCCCACGACCCGCTCAGCTACCTGCCCGTCGGCGTCGACCTCGACGACTGGGCCGAGTACGCCGAGAAGAAGCCGGAGGACTTCACTGACCGTGCACGCGCCTCGATGGCGCAGCACGTCAAGGCGATGGTCGAGTTCCAGGACGCCGGCGCCGAGGTCTTCGACTACGGCAACTCGATCCGCGACGAGGCCCGGCAGGGCGGCTACGACCGCGCCTTCGCCTTCCCCGGCTTCGTCCCGGCCTACATCCGCCCGCTCTTCTGCGAGGGCAAGGGCCCCTTCCGCTGGGCCGCGCTCTCGGGCGACCCCCGCGACATCGCCGCGACCGACAAGGCCGTGCTCGACCTGTTCCCCGACAACGACCGCCTGCACAAGTGGATCCGCGGCGCCCAGGAGCGCATCGCGTTCCAGGGCCTGCCCGCCCGCATCTGCTGGCTCGGCTACGGCGAGCGCGACAAGGCCGGCCTGGCCTTCAACGAGCTCGTGCGCACCGGCGAGGTCAGTGCCCCCATCGTCATCGGTCGCGACCACCTCGACTCCGGGTCGGTGGCCAGCCCCTACCGCGAGACCGAGTCGATGGCCGACGGGTCGGACGCCATCGCCGACTGGCCGTTGCTCAACGCCCTCGTCAACACGAGCTCGGGCGCGAGCTGGGTCTCGATCCACCACGGCGGCGGGGTCGGCATCGGCCGCAGCCTGCACGCCGGTCAGGTCAGCCTCGCCGACGGCACCGACCTCGCGGCGCAGAAGCTGGCCCGCGTGCTGACGAACGACCCCGGCATGGGCGTCATCCGTCACGTCGACGCGGGCTACGACCTCGCCGACGAGGTGGCCCGCGAGCGAGGGGTGAGGGTGCCGATGCACGAGCAGCCCACCCAGCCCGAGCAGCCCACTGCCTGA